A section of the Spirosoma pollinicola genome encodes:
- a CDS encoding catalase family protein, which yields MTLRQHAYVPYSDDIEVKQPNEDEQTRQVVESMARVNRLMFEKHRHAIRDAHAKSHGILRGELQIYDNLPEPLAQGLFKTSATYPVIVRLSTAPGAIMPDGQPTFRGMAIKVIGVNGPKFLPEEADALTQDFLLVNHPVIPTGTVETYLKQQLKLEQQARLPQELQEAQSKLMTGVHKVLDAVGIHPEPNDLGIGKANTHILGETFFSMAALRYGDYIAKLSAVPVSDELQPLRGQEIDARNESALRDLVVSYFINHAAEYELQVQLCTDLTSMPVEDGSVEWPQDQSPYQPIAKLVIPAQNAYSPARRVYADDVLTFNPFHCLPEHRPLGSIMRARRLAYDTSSRYRHQMNAQPRLEPRSIDELPD from the coding sequence ATGACCCTTCGCCAGCATGCCTACGTCCCCTATTCGGACGACATCGAAGTCAAACAACCCAACGAAGACGAGCAAACCCGACAGGTAGTCGAGTCAATGGCCCGCGTGAATCGACTGATGTTTGAGAAACATCGCCATGCCATCCGCGATGCTCACGCCAAAAGCCACGGCATTCTACGAGGTGAATTACAGATTTATGACAACCTGCCCGAGCCACTAGCCCAGGGCTTATTTAAGACGTCTGCTACGTACCCCGTTATCGTTCGCTTATCGACGGCACCGGGGGCCATTATGCCCGATGGACAGCCCACCTTTCGGGGCATGGCCATCAAGGTGATTGGCGTCAATGGTCCCAAGTTCTTGCCCGAAGAGGCCGATGCGCTGACCCAGGACTTTTTACTGGTTAATCATCCCGTCATTCCAACCGGTACGGTGGAAACCTATCTGAAGCAACAACTGAAGCTGGAACAGCAAGCCCGTCTGCCCCAGGAACTGCAAGAAGCCCAGTCGAAGCTCATGACGGGGGTTCATAAGGTCCTTGATGCGGTTGGTATTCACCCAGAACCTAATGATCTGGGCATTGGCAAGGCGAACACCCACATTCTGGGTGAAACCTTCTTTAGCATGGCCGCTCTTCGCTACGGCGATTATATCGCTAAACTATCGGCAGTACCGGTATCGGATGAGTTACAACCCTTGCGCGGGCAGGAAATTGATGCCCGTAACGAGTCAGCCTTGCGTGACTTAGTGGTCTCCTACTTCATAAACCATGCAGCCGAGTATGAATTACAGGTCCAGCTCTGCACGGATCTAACCAGCATGCCGGTGGAAGATGGGTCGGTGGAGTGGCCCCAGGATCAGAGTCCGTATCAGCCAATTGCCAAACTGGTGATTCCGGCTCAGAACGCCTACAGCCCGGCCCGGCGGGTCTACGCCGATGACGTACTGACGTTCAATCCCTTTCACTGCCTGCCCGAACACCGGCCCCTGGGCAGCATCATGCGCGCCCGACGACTGGCCTATGACACGTCGAGTCGCTACCGGCACCAGATGAACGCACAGCCCCGCCTGGAACCACGTAGTATTGACGAACTGCCCGATTGA
- a CDS encoding epoxide hydrolase family protein, whose amino-acid sequence MAQPFSIHIDKAVLADLRQRIAATRWPDQIEGANWDYGTNEPYLKELCTYWASAFDWTKQETYLNSFQHFKTTIDESGLHFIHHQGQGKTSIPILLIHGYPDSFVRFLTIIPLLTQADEQGFSFDVVVPSIPGYGFSDRPTEPGMNPKKIASLFADLMDELGYPKFVAHGGDWGSSITENLGLYHADSLLGIHLTDVPSQHALMPVDDPTAAEKKYLQQRQEWMQTEGGYFQIQSTKPQTLAYGLMDSPVGLAGWIVEKFKSWSDNDGEVEDAFTKDELLTNITLYWVTQTIHSAIRIYYEARQDLQQSQHNPLMKLNPFDKTGDKSTVPAAFALFPKDISSPPSEFAERFFTISRWTKLARGGHFTAMEEPELLANDIREFVRSLRQSGRTTITL is encoded by the coding sequence ATGGCACAACCCTTTAGTATCCACATTGACAAAGCGGTGTTGGCTGATTTACGCCAGCGCATCGCTGCCACGCGCTGGCCCGATCAAATCGAGGGAGCCAACTGGGACTACGGCACGAATGAACCGTATCTCAAGGAGTTATGCACGTATTGGGCTTCGGCGTTTGACTGGACAAAACAGGAAACGTACCTCAACAGCTTCCAGCACTTCAAGACGACGATAGACGAGAGTGGCCTCCATTTTATCCATCACCAGGGACAGGGCAAAACGTCGATCCCCATCCTGCTGATCCACGGCTATCCCGATAGTTTTGTTCGATTTCTCACCATCATTCCGCTGCTGACGCAAGCTGATGAACAGGGATTCTCGTTCGATGTGGTGGTACCCTCAATTCCGGGTTATGGCTTCTCGGACCGGCCCACTGAACCCGGTATGAATCCCAAAAAAATAGCAAGCCTGTTTGCGGACTTAATGGATGAGCTGGGTTACCCTAAATTTGTGGCCCACGGGGGCGATTGGGGCAGCAGCATTACCGAAAATCTGGGCTTATATCATGCTGATTCATTACTAGGCATTCACCTGACGGATGTGCCTTCTCAGCATGCCCTGATGCCCGTTGACGATCCGACGGCGGCCGAAAAGAAGTACCTTCAGCAGCGCCAGGAATGGATGCAGACGGAAGGCGGCTACTTTCAGATTCAGAGCACCAAACCCCAAACGCTGGCGTATGGCCTGATGGATTCGCCGGTGGGACTGGCGGGCTGGATTGTCGAGAAGTTTAAATCCTGGAGCGATAATGATGGAGAGGTGGAGGACGCTTTTACGAAAGATGAACTGCTGACCAACATTACCCTGTACTGGGTTACCCAAACGATTCATTCAGCGATTCGGATTTATTACGAAGCCAGACAGGACCTGCAGCAAAGTCAGCATAACCCCTTAATGAAGCTAAACCCGTTTGATAAGACAGGCGATAAATCGACCGTGCCAGCCGCCTTTGCGCTGTTTCCCAAAGACATATCCTCACCACCCAGCGAATTTGCCGAACGGTTCTTTACCATCAGCCGATGGACAAAGCTAGCCAGGGGTGGGCATTTTACCGCGATGGAAGAGCCGGAGCTACTGGCCAATGACATCCGGGAATTTGTCCGATCGCTACGCCAATCCGGCAGAACGACCATTACCCTCTGA
- a CDS encoding catalase family protein — MTTPYVLYSPQVETIDENENQVIDDILASMHRLDGRTREMYGHHVRVSHAKPHGLAVGELTVLDSLPEHLAQGLFSQAGTYPAIVRLANVPGEVITDAVNTQRGFAVKILDVEGPMLAGHEGQTTQDFVLDSGTSYFPNADATSFLRQHRLAEHFPQFPDAVKEAVSTVSRITNEALQAMGTDSAKLDFFGDSRIHPMAEAYYSQVPIRYGKYIAKLAVVPVSPAQKALAEAAVAVDGDKDPNALRTATVSYLQANEADFEIRIQLCTDLAKMPVEEATKEWSQEESPYLPVARLHLPRQEAYSEARQQYVEALSFSPAHSLAAHQPLGSIMRARLRAYPELSRLRRLGNQQSLEEPSSIDAVPA; from the coding sequence ATGACAACGCCTTATGTCTTATACAGTCCCCAGGTGGAGACAATTGACGAAAACGAGAATCAGGTCATTGACGACATTCTAGCCTCGATGCACCGGCTGGATGGGCGTACCCGGGAAATGTACGGGCACCATGTGCGGGTATCCCATGCCAAACCGCATGGTCTAGCCGTGGGTGAACTGACCGTACTGGACAGCCTGCCCGAACACCTGGCGCAGGGCTTATTCAGCCAAGCCGGGACGTATCCGGCGATTGTCCGGCTGGCCAATGTACCGGGTGAGGTAATCACCGATGCCGTGAATACCCAGCGGGGCTTTGCCGTCAAAATTCTGGACGTTGAGGGCCCAATGCTGGCGGGTCATGAGGGGCAAACGACCCAGGATTTCGTGCTGGACTCCGGCACGAGCTATTTTCCCAATGCGGATGCGACATCGTTTCTACGGCAACATCGCTTAGCCGAGCATTTTCCTCAGTTCCCGGATGCCGTTAAAGAAGCGGTATCGACCGTGTCCCGGATCACCAACGAAGCCCTGCAGGCGATGGGCACCGACAGTGCCAAGCTGGATTTTTTCGGTGACTCACGGATTCACCCGATGGCTGAAGCCTACTACAGCCAGGTACCAATCCGCTACGGGAAGTATATCGCCAAGCTGGCCGTCGTACCCGTTTCGCCCGCTCAGAAAGCCCTGGCCGAGGCGGCGGTTGCCGTCGATGGGGATAAAGACCCGAACGCCTTGCGAACGGCCACGGTGAGCTACCTACAGGCGAATGAAGCAGATTTTGAGATTCGGATCCAGCTCTGTACGGACTTAGCCAAGATGCCCGTCGAAGAGGCCACCAAAGAATGGAGCCAGGAGGAAAGTCCCTATTTACCCGTCGCTCGCCTTCACTTACCCAGGCAGGAGGCCTACAGTGAGGCCCGTCAGCAGTACGTCGAAGCGCTATCGTTCAGCCCGGCCCATAGCCTGGCCGCCCACCAGCCGCTGGGCTCGATCATGCGGGCCCGGCTGCGGGCTTATCCAGAACTGTCCCGGCTGCGCCGTTTGGGGAACCAGCAATCACTGGAAGAACCCTCCTCGATTGATGCGGTGCCGGCTTAG
- a CDS encoding zinc-dependent alcohol dehydrogenase, with translation MKAAVFHKAGDIRYEQFEDPKIEDSRDAVIRVTSTAICGSDLHIYDGFLPQLRPEVLGHEFMGIVEEVGSGVTNLRKGDRVVVPFTIACGHCFFCQHHQEMHCENSNKEDYGPDGGLLTEKGGGLFGYSDLYGGYNGGQAEAVRVPFADYSLRHVPQQLKDEQVLFLTDIFPTGWSSIEWGELKGGETVAIFGSGPVGLMAQKSAWLQGAGRVIAIDPENYRLERARRINKVETLNPHDVDVVEVLRSMTEGRGPDLCVDAVGMEAERSLLDKAKAALNLEKGTVSVLETCFRAVRRGGIVTIVGVYGTPFDNFPVGRMFDKGVTIRQGQSQVHKNIDYLLDLVVQGKVVLDDIISHVLPLADISRGYDIFKNKQDDCTKVILKP, from the coding sequence ATGAAAGCAGCCGTTTTTCACAAAGCCGGAGACATCCGCTACGAACAGTTTGAGGACCCTAAAATCGAAGATTCACGCGATGCCGTTATCCGCGTTACCTCCACGGCCATCTGTGGCTCAGATCTACACATCTACGACGGCTTTTTGCCCCAACTCCGCCCCGAAGTACTCGGCCACGAGTTCATGGGCATCGTCGAAGAAGTAGGTTCGGGCGTGACCAATCTACGGAAAGGCGACCGGGTGGTCGTGCCCTTTACCATCGCCTGTGGGCACTGCTTTTTCTGTCAGCATCATCAGGAAATGCACTGCGAAAATTCCAATAAGGAAGATTACGGACCCGATGGCGGATTATTGACCGAAAAAGGCGGGGGGCTTTTCGGCTACTCAGATCTTTATGGTGGCTACAATGGCGGACAGGCCGAAGCGGTGCGCGTACCCTTCGCCGATTACAGCCTTCGCCACGTGCCCCAGCAGCTAAAAGACGAACAGGTTTTGTTTTTGACCGACATCTTTCCCACCGGCTGGAGTTCGATCGAGTGGGGCGAATTGAAAGGGGGCGAAACGGTGGCCATTTTTGGGTCGGGCCCGGTAGGGCTGATGGCGCAAAAGTCGGCTTGGTTACAGGGAGCGGGCCGCGTCATCGCCATCGACCCAGAGAATTACCGCCTGGAGCGAGCCCGCCGAATCAATAAAGTCGAGACGCTCAATCCGCACGATGTAGATGTAGTGGAAGTCCTGCGCAGCATGACCGAAGGCCGCGGCCCCGATTTATGTGTCGATGCGGTGGGTATGGAAGCCGAACGCTCCTTGCTGGACAAGGCAAAAGCAGCTCTTAATTTAGAGAAAGGCACCGTAAGCGTACTGGAAACTTGTTTTCGGGCGGTGCGTCGGGGCGGTATCGTCACGATCGTGGGGGTGTACGGGACGCCTTTTGATAATTTTCCGGTGGGCCGCATGTTCGATAAGGGGGTAACCATTCGGCAGGGTCAATCACAGGTACATAAAAATATTGATTACTTACTGGACCTGGTGGTGCAGGGTAAAGTAGTGCTGGACGATATCATCTCGCACGTGCTGCCATTAGCCGACATTTCACGGGGCTATGACATCTTTAAGAACAAACAGGACGACTGTACCAAAGTTATTCTCAAACCTTAA
- a CDS encoding SDR family NAD(P)-dependent oxidoreductase, with protein sequence MEPQPNAKTKTVLITGAASGIGQELARLFAKDGYRLILVDKNQEGLDTLASHFQNQYGSSITLIAKNLADPEAPQEIYDQTTGQGQVVDILVNDAGFGVYGLFATETDVEQEKEIVQVNAVALMHLTKLFLRDMVARNEGKILLLGSEVSVAPSPMQAVYGATKAFIKSFGESVRSELKGSDSKVTITVLMPGATNTNFFKTAGAAHVKGADPQKTANPADVAKEGYEALMAGKDHVVAGWMNKARVAMAHLLPDPLVAASARRDMMPKEEAEQQQRQTMIVLGVAAAVIGGIWLLTRNNSSALPTISAYDKARYQDKAGKGKRSAHKALTSATASVKGAYDTVKENLEDALA encoded by the coding sequence ATGGAACCACAACCCAATGCTAAGACTAAGACCGTTCTGATTACAGGCGCAGCGAGCGGCATCGGCCAGGAACTGGCCCGGCTTTTTGCCAAAGACGGCTACCGGCTCATTCTGGTCGACAAGAACCAGGAAGGTTTAGACACGCTGGCCAGCCACTTTCAGAATCAGTACGGTAGCTCAATAACCCTCATTGCCAAGAATCTTGCCGATCCAGAAGCCCCCCAGGAAATTTATGACCAGACGACCGGGCAGGGCCAGGTGGTTGACATACTAGTTAATGACGCCGGTTTTGGCGTATACGGTTTATTTGCCACCGAAACTGATGTTGAGCAGGAAAAAGAGATTGTGCAGGTCAATGCCGTGGCGTTGATGCACTTGACCAAGTTGTTTCTCCGCGACATGGTCGCCCGCAACGAGGGCAAGATTTTGCTGCTGGGTTCGGAAGTCTCGGTGGCGCCCAGTCCGATGCAGGCCGTCTACGGGGCGACCAAAGCGTTCATCAAATCGTTCGGTGAATCGGTACGGAGTGAGTTGAAAGGCAGTGATTCGAAGGTAACGATCACGGTTCTGATGCCGGGGGCTACCAATACCAATTTCTTTAAAACGGCCGGAGCGGCCCATGTCAAAGGAGCCGATCCCCAAAAGACGGCTAATCCGGCCGATGTCGCTAAGGAAGGCTATGAGGCCCTGATGGCCGGCAAAGACCACGTCGTGGCGGGCTGGATGAATAAAGCCCGGGTGGCGATGGCTCATTTGCTGCCTGACCCCTTGGTGGCGGCCAGTGCCCGTAGGGATATGATGCCCAAAGAAGAAGCCGAACAGCAGCAACGTCAGACGATGATTGTGCTGGGTGTAGCCGCCGCCGTCATTGGCGGTATCTGGCTGTTAACGCGCAATAACTCGTCGGCCTTGCCAACGATCAGCGCTTACGACAAAGCCCGTTACCAGGACAAAGCTGGCAAGGGTAAACGGTCGGCTCATAAGGCGCTGACTTCCGCTACTGCCTCGGTAAAGGGCGCTTATGACACGGTTAAAGAAAACCTCGAGGACGCTCTAGCGTAA
- a CDS encoding cold-shock protein has product MPTGSVKFFNESKGFGFIKPDDGGEDVFVHISATSEELRENDKVTYNVEQGKKGLNAVNVKRT; this is encoded by the coding sequence ATGCCAACAGGGAGTGTCAAATTTTTCAATGAGAGTAAAGGCTTCGGATTTATTAAACCCGACGACGGGGGTGAGGATGTGTTTGTGCACATTTCAGCGACCAGCGAAGAACTTCGGGAAAACGACAAAGTAACCTATAATGTCGAGCAGGGTAAGAAGGGCTTGAATGCGGTCAACGTCAAACGCACCTAA
- a CDS encoding Cof-type HAD-IIB family hydrolase, with amino-acid sequence MSRIKIPQQTGKKIFAFDLDGTLFRSDKSISDRALNTINQLAKQGHLIAIATARPPRDIARLVPANLLCHYLICYNGAQVFKGTAKIFDQSIHPELAYKLIGQLASYQSTLFIGVESQDTFHVNQSPQPLFGEVIHTLTAFTNPNHPVFQEGITKIICGGEASILDSLPIGPLADICSVSHTDNGLIIQVMAYGVSKWVALEQIAREQGVAIENLVAFGDDHNDLAMLTSCGVGVAMANATPSLLEVARYVTKSNDEDGVTLFLEANYL; translated from the coding sequence GTGAGCAGAATAAAAATACCCCAACAAACAGGTAAAAAAATATTTGCCTTTGATTTAGATGGCACTCTATTCAGAAGTGATAAATCAATCTCTGATCGAGCGTTGAATACTATTAATCAATTGGCGAAGCAAGGCCATTTAATTGCCATTGCTACGGCTCGTCCACCTCGAGACATAGCTCGGTTAGTTCCAGCTAACCTACTTTGTCATTATTTGATTTGTTACAATGGGGCTCAAGTTTTTAAAGGAACTGCTAAGATTTTTGATCAATCTATTCACCCTGAATTAGCTTATAAGCTCATCGGCCAATTAGCCAGTTATCAGTCTACTTTGTTCATTGGTGTTGAGTCGCAAGATACCTTTCATGTCAATCAATCACCCCAACCTCTGTTTGGAGAGGTAATTCATACCCTTACCGCTTTCACTAACCCAAACCATCCTGTTTTTCAAGAAGGCATCACTAAAATCATTTGTGGAGGAGAAGCTAGTATACTTGACTCGTTGCCCATAGGACCATTGGCTGACATTTGCTCAGTTAGCCATACCGACAATGGGTTAATCATCCAAGTTATGGCCTATGGGGTTAGTAAATGGGTCGCTTTAGAACAAATAGCTAGAGAGCAGGGAGTCGCTATAGAGAACTTAGTAGCCTTTGGCGATGATCATAATGATTTAGCCATGCTGACCTCTTGTGGAGTGGGCGTTGCCATGGCTAATGCTACTCCATCCTTATTAGAAGTTGCAAGGTACGTAACGAAGTCAAATGATGAAGATGGGGTAACGTTGTTTTTAGAAGCTAATTACCTGTAA
- a CDS encoding response regulator, with protein sequence MTTTPLVCIVDDAADYRLILKQLFSRHFPAYSVSFFPGGSDFLDRLSQLDPLPSLILLDRHMPTLDGHQTLLFLKEHPIYKKIPVVMMSADASIEEINGSYEACANSILQKSIDFDSMKTQMAIICQYWLEMNLKPVEMA encoded by the coding sequence ATGACTACGACTCCGCTGGTCTGCATCGTTGATGATGCAGCCGATTACCGGTTAATTCTTAAACAACTGTTTAGCCGCCATTTTCCCGCTTATTCGGTGTCCTTTTTCCCCGGTGGAAGCGATTTCTTAGACAGGCTTTCTCAACTAGACCCGCTACCAAGCCTGATTTTGTTAGATCGGCATATGCCTACCTTAGATGGCCATCAAACGCTGCTTTTTCTAAAAGAGCATCCGATCTATAAGAAAATCCCGGTGGTGATGATGAGCGCTGACGCTTCTATTGAAGAAATTAATGGCTCCTATGAAGCCTGTGCTAATTCAATTTTACAGAAGTCAATCGATTTCGACTCAATGAAAACTCAGATGGCTATCATTTGTCAATATTGGTTAGAAATGAATCTTAAACCCGTTGAAATGGCCTGA
- a CDS encoding response regulator: MNEYDNSQTTVRRNLRRAKILLVEDNPDHQLLIRTILRTLMPEVELLTAATVEEALAQLAACSSLPSPFPRLILLDVYLPSCDDGWTLLRHLKEPTSVFRLIPVTLLSQSDKSADIQTAYQLGANSYIVKPVDLSQWQAYFESLQQYWLHTVTLPLLGQTQRS; encoded by the coding sequence ATGAATGAGTACGACAACTCGCAGACCACCGTTCGGCGTAACCTTCGCCGGGCTAAAATTTTGCTGGTTGAAGACAATCCGGATCATCAACTTTTGATCCGGACCATCCTACGAACGCTGATGCCCGAAGTTGAGTTGTTGACGGCTGCCACAGTTGAGGAGGCCCTGGCCCAATTGGCCGCCTGTAGCAGCCTTCCCTCGCCCTTCCCCCGCTTGATTCTGTTAGATGTCTACCTGCCTAGTTGCGACGATGGATGGACCTTACTACGACACTTGAAAGAACCCACATCTGTTTTCCGACTCATTCCAGTAACGCTCTTGAGTCAATCGGATAAATCCGCTGATATTCAGACGGCTTATCAGTTGGGTGCTAATTCGTATATCGTTAAGCCGGTCGATCTTTCCCAGTGGCAGGCTTACTTTGAATCCCTCCAGCAGTACTGGTTGCATACGGTTACCTTACCCCTGCTTGGCCAAACGCAACGGTCTTAG
- a CDS encoding sensor histidine kinase, with protein sequence MATHTANTADSPQALAELAAYLFTRRESILNKWRSACEQDPTLGRVSALSREEFNNLLPLVLNILEERILNKPSEVDATTTAQAHGLHRWHKAHGLMDTLHELNHLTQTLFSELRLFGQLFPRVERDVLLDVQQHISGLMQETIDGSVAKYDKLQRLQATNRANTLQQAVDQMAELSQQRGDVLRQSTHDLRGSFGIINSAAYLLKDEGLSEPERQQFVDMLSRNLGTVQTMLTSLMDLSRLEAGQEPLQIESFDAAGLLQEMVASAQPVAAERNIILQADGPPSLMVKTDRIKLQRIVQNLLLNALKYTRATPQRTAIVAVSWSVEGDYRWVFSIQDSGPGLPPTTVGTLGQQLKPTVEPTSVLGPDQSEPVAVLPDDLPPIPAPADMDASTRPTKGGEGVGLQIVKRLCELLDANLDVESKAGRGTLFRIRMPIHPTV encoded by the coding sequence ATGGCAACCCACACTGCGAATACTGCTGATTCTCCACAGGCCTTAGCTGAGTTAGCCGCTTATTTATTTACCCGACGAGAATCCATTCTAAACAAGTGGCGTTCGGCTTGCGAACAGGACCCCACTTTAGGCAGGGTCTCCGCCTTGAGCCGCGAAGAGTTTAACAACCTGCTGCCCCTGGTGCTGAACATCCTCGAAGAACGCATCCTGAACAAACCCTCAGAAGTCGATGCTACTACCACCGCGCAGGCGCATGGGCTCCACCGCTGGCACAAAGCCCACGGCTTGATGGACACGCTGCACGAGTTGAACCACTTGACCCAGACGCTCTTCAGTGAACTGAGGCTATTCGGCCAATTGTTTCCCCGCGTGGAGCGGGATGTGTTGCTGGATGTGCAACAACACATCAGTGGGCTGATGCAGGAGACCATTGATGGCAGCGTGGCCAAATATGATAAACTGCAACGCTTGCAAGCCACCAACCGGGCCAACACCCTACAACAAGCCGTCGATCAAATGGCCGAGCTATCCCAGCAGCGAGGAGACGTGTTGCGCCAGTCTACCCATGATCTTCGGGGCAGCTTCGGCATTATTAATTCAGCGGCTTACCTGCTCAAGGACGAAGGACTTAGTGAGCCAGAGCGACAGCAGTTTGTCGATATGCTCAGTCGCAATTTGGGCACGGTCCAGACCATGCTTACCAGCTTGATGGATCTGTCCCGACTGGAAGCGGGTCAGGAGCCGCTGCAAATCGAATCGTTTGATGCCGCTGGGTTACTCCAAGAGATGGTGGCCAGTGCACAGCCAGTGGCCGCCGAGCGGAATATCATCTTACAGGCCGATGGCCCCCCTAGCCTGATGGTGAAAACCGATCGAATTAAACTTCAGCGGATTGTACAAAACCTGCTCCTCAATGCCCTCAAGTACACCAGGGCGACGCCTCAGCGTACGGCTATTGTCGCGGTCTCCTGGTCAGTGGAAGGGGACTATCGATGGGTGTTTAGCATTCAGGATTCGGGACCTGGCCTACCCCCAACGACGGTAGGTACACTGGGTCAGCAACTTAAGCCAACCGTCGAGCCGACTAGTGTGTTAGGCCCTGATCAGAGCGAACCCGTAGCGGTTTTACCCGATGACTTGCCCCCCATACCAGCCCCGGCGGACATGGACGCTTCAACCAGGCCCACGAAGGGAGGGGAAGGGGTTGGCTTACAGATTGTCAAGCGATTGTGTGAGCTGCTGGATGCGAATCTGGATGTAGAAAGCAAAGCCGGGCGGGGTACTTTATTTCGCATTCGAATGCCGATTCACCCGACAGTCTAA
- a CDS encoding plasmid stabilization protein — MPRGDKSAYTDKQKRQAEHIEEGYQDRGVPQEEAEHRAWATVNKTSGGGKQSGSGRGHSENKEPEHKGGQKGGTASASRSAKERSTSAKKAAATRQKNADS, encoded by the coding sequence ATGCCACGAGGAGACAAATCAGCGTACACCGACAAACAAAAACGGCAAGCTGAACACATCGAAGAAGGTTATCAAGACCGGGGTGTACCCCAAGAGGAAGCCGAGCACCGGGCTTGGGCTACGGTCAATAAAACGTCAGGCGGTGGTAAACAAAGCGGTTCAGGCCGTGGCCATAGCGAGAACAAGGAACCTGAACACAAGGGTGGGCAAAAAGGAGGAACTGCTTCCGCTTCGCGTAGTGCCAAAGAGCGGTCAACCTCGGCCAAGAAAGCGGCTGCCACCCGCCAGAAAAATGCGGATAGTTAG
- a CDS encoding DUF421 domain-containing protein, with protein sequence MVEQLLGDLFHKDDSLTDGQMMGRALITFLLAIILVRLAGRRAFGLRSPFDTVISLLLGATLRRGIVGASSFTGTLGACLALVILHRVLAYVCLHSDLLSRLVSGNDKVLYENGQLHRSNMRRMLVSEQDLKEAVRRMSNEATLSDIERAFIERNGEISIVKKKISKTKRAYV encoded by the coding sequence ATGGTAGAGCAACTGTTGGGTGATTTGTTTCATAAAGATGATTCGTTAACCGATGGGCAAATGATGGGTCGGGCCTTGATCACCTTCTTGCTCGCGATTATCCTGGTTCGGTTAGCGGGCCGACGCGCCTTCGGTCTGCGCTCGCCTTTTGATACGGTTATTTCCCTGCTACTAGGCGCTACATTGAGACGGGGTATTGTTGGCGCTTCTTCGTTTACGGGCACCCTGGGTGCCTGTTTAGCCTTGGTTATTCTCCATCGAGTCCTGGCCTATGTATGCCTCCATAGTGACTTATTGAGTCGTTTGGTGAGTGGAAACGATAAAGTGCTGTACGAGAATGGGCAACTTCACCGGAGCAATATGAGACGTATGCTGGTCAGTGAACAAGATCTAAAAGAGGCTGTTAGACGCATGAGCAATGAAGCCACGCTGAGCGATATAGAGCGCGCCTTTATTGAGCGTAATGGAGAAATTAGTATTGTTAAGAAGAAAATTTCCAAAACTAAACGCGCCTACGTCTAA
- a CDS encoding IS3 family transposase, which yields MELICKLFGRVRQAWYAATRRQEKVGFQTDAILQEVRRIRRDIPGMGTHKLHHEMQVFLTRHHIKLGRDRLHALLKENGMLAKRKAHKVTTTQSNHTHFKYPNKVKNVIPVRANELWVSDLTYISVGPTYAYLYIIMDAFSRKIVGWSFEKTMHAKGALRSLNMALLARKDISQSLIHHSDRGVQYCSWAYVQRLRQVNATISMTESGDPNENSLAERVLQSLKDDCKLSRTFTSFTAAAEGVERAITAYNTVRPHASLNYLTPHQMHQRKRKVKLRWYPYKKVRYGNVQYEGLLR from the coding sequence ATGGAGTTGATTTGCAAGCTGTTTGGCCGAGTGAGACAAGCCTGGTATGCGGCTACCCGGCGACAGGAGAAAGTGGGGTTTCAGACGGATGCTATCCTGCAGGAGGTCAGGCGAATACGCCGTGACATTCCGGGCATGGGTACCCACAAACTGCATCATGAAATGCAAGTATTTTTAACCCGCCATCATATTAAGCTGGGTCGGGATCGCTTGCACGCGCTCTTGAAAGAGAATGGCATGTTGGCTAAACGAAAAGCGCATAAAGTTACCACGACTCAATCGAATCATACTCATTTTAAATACCCCAATAAGGTCAAGAATGTGATTCCCGTTCGGGCTAATGAGCTGTGGGTGAGCGATCTTACTTACATTTCAGTTGGGCCAACTTACGCGTATCTCTACATCATTATGGATGCTTTTTCGCGTAAGATCGTGGGCTGGTCGTTTGAAAAGACCATGCATGCAAAAGGGGCATTAAGGTCGTTGAATATGGCTTTATTAGCTCGAAAAGATATCAGCCAGTCCTTAATTCATCATTCTGATCGGGGCGTCCAATACTGCTCCTGGGCGTATGTTCAACGATTGCGCCAGGTGAATGCCACCATAAGTATGACCGAGTCGGGTGATCCGAACGAGAACTCCCTGGCTGAGCGGGTTCTTCAGTCCCTGAAAGACGACTGCAAACTAAGCCGTACGTTTACCTCTTTTACCGCGGCTGCCGAGGGTGTTGAACGAGCGATTACCGCTTATAACACGGTTCGTCCGCACGCTTCGCTGAATTATTTAACCCCGCACCAGATGCACCAGCGAAAACGTAAAGTCAAATTACGATGGTACCCTTATAAAAAGGTGAGGTACGGAAATGTGCAATACGAGGGCCTCTTACGGTGA